Below is a window of Amphiprion ocellaris isolate individual 3 ecotype Okinawa chromosome 15, ASM2253959v1, whole genome shotgun sequence DNA.
CGTGACGAGCAACAAGAAAATCTTTCAGAAACATTAACGTGGTCTTTGCTTGTCCTGCTGCAGGTCAACAGTGTTTTCCAGATGTCTAattctcacaaacacacaagagcATCCCTTActctgtcagtgtttttaatgtgtgtctGAGATCATACAGGTGAGCGGAAGGAAGCAGGATGCAACATCTGGCCACCCGGCAGTCGAGATTCACAAGTcaaaatagacacaaacacacaagcgaTGCCTGGTTTCTTGTAGATAAATTTGTTTTACACACTTTTCCAAAGCTTTATTACAGGTTGACAGTTACCCACTGTTCTGTACATAGTTTATTTAAGTAGTTAAAGGAAATTTATAGTGCGCAATGAAGTCTCGATGAGAGCATAAAGTAGTGCTGTGAGGTGACGTACCTGCTTTGCTGGACATTCCCACCATGCTTTTCTTCTGCTTCCAGAAGctgatgtcatttttaaaggcCAGGAAGTCAAAGAGGAGCTGCAAAAAGTGACAGATAAGACACAAGAAGGCAAGTGTTTTCATCAGCACATAATAAACAAGCCTTACTTGCTGCACCTCCTGTAGAACTAAATTTGGGTAATGATTCAGCTTTCAGAATTTTGCTTtcactgtgtcactgtgtgCTGTTGCAGGGTATTCAGCAGTCAGACTCACATGGAAGGCAGCTACAAAGAAGGTCAGAGCCAGGAAGTACAGGTTGGTATCAACAAAGATCCCTTTAATCTCATCAGCATCCTTTTCTGTGAAACCTGTAAACCATACAGACACATAGACAAGCACACGTTATtagtgtgtgtaagtgtgtgtgtgtctgtgtttgtatgtgtgtgtgcgagtgacAGTTTAACCCACCAAACTGCTGCAGAGAGTAAACAGCATCTTGCATGTGGATCCAGAATCGAAGTTTCCCCAGAGAGATGGAGTCGTAGGAGATGGTCAGAGGAAGCTCCGTGGAGGTACTGTTGatctcctacacacacacacacacacacacacacacacacacacacacacacacacacacacacacacacacacacacacacacacacacacacacacacacacacacacacacacacacacacacacacacacacacacacacacacacacacacacacacacacacacacacacacacacacacacacacacacacacacacacacacacaaatagctGTTGTCAGTTCACACAGCAACATTTTCCAATTGTGAGCTCGTCAAGTGTGTATTTGGCAACACATTGATATTGTGATCTCGTaaactttaacatttaaatgtgaacttGGCCGGGGTCATAAGCCCCAATTCATTGTCATCTAAACAAGTTCAGTAAGAAAATACAAAGAATAACAGAAGAAAGAGTGCATCTGAACATCTGCCACTGGGACTAGCTCACAGGCAGTTGCAGCATGTTgcataatatttatttaaaaaggaaaatttacCACAAGGTCCTTGACCCTGTTGCTGAGCTCATCGACAAACAGCAGAGGTAGATACACCATCTTCTTCCCATTCTGGAAtctgaaacatgaaaataaaacattttatgatgCCTTTTGAACCTAACATCATGTCTGTGCTGGTAGTTGTTGTAATCTGTACAAGTACAAGTACAACAGGATGACTGAATACATCAGCATCCATTGCGTTTCTCTGTGTAGTTTGTTCTGATGTGTGCGTCTTACACTCTGAGGTATCTGTGGACATCACTGGGGAGGTATTCTCTGTCAAAGTGGAAGTGGTCGCTGACAATGTTGAGCGTTAACCGGGAGCGCCAGTGTGAAACCGGGTGATCTGACATAGAAGCGGCTCCACCTCTAGTTCTACCTGCAGGTTTTCCATCACGCTGCTTTGTTTGCTGggcctcttctttctgaccctGTGTGATCATACAGACAGGTGGAAGTTTTCTTCTCACAACAAAGCTTGGTGAGAATCTAAACTCTTCTGTATCTATATTAACATGATCAGAAAGCTACGGTACCACATTTAGGAGGTAATTCACGATTAtgctacgtgtccactagatgtgtttttcctgcatctGAAACTCGCCCGCTTGTTGGAAGTGTACTTGAGGTCAGTAGCCGGTGTTCAACTCCTGCCGaccttcttctccaactatcctgcctgcccctgattggacaaacgcatcGACTTGGGAGCTGCCTGCCCCTGGATTTCAagccggaccaacatggcggctcggtcatgaaatttctcttttattacaaaaacagttcagcgaaaagtaattctgaaagcatttgaggagagaaataacctgtgcagtagctgaatctgtcctcgttttagttcaccgatggctagtttagacgtttgaggAAAGTTTGGCGATGCGTTGGACCTCTGCACGCTGaatcaaatttgcataaagtaaaagttgagtctactttatgcaaatgagcagcGGCCGGGGAGACGCACCGGATCGCAGCttgaaacgcaccgcaaccggaccaatGTTCAATGTggtgcatttcacatagacaatgaatgggatgcgggAAATTGCtggatctagtggacacgtacctttagTCTCAGCTTCTTTTTGCAGTCTTAGTGTATTCTGATATACTGCATGTTtactgtgtttcctttttaaacaAAGCActggcactttttttttaatctcccaTTCAAATTTCTGCATGATTTTTAACCTTAGGCAAGTACAAAGAGTGCAAATGCATCACATTCTGTGCAATAGTTATTACATCTACTGTACAATATGAGCTGCAGTTGagaaattaagacaaaaaaacccacaaaggcACGGccacttttcattttcaaccTTAGTACCTGTGTTTGATCCTCTCCAGATATCAGAGAGATTTCAGGCGGTTTAGGGACCATGTATGTGGTGAGCTGAGCCACCAAGTGGACCTGTCGTTGATCCTGCCACGGACTGATGCCGGCTTGATGGACAAATATTAGTGCATATAAAGTTCCATTATTACGGGTTTTCTTAGGAAGGGAGACGTTGACTATCCTGAGgaaagacagagaagaaaagagagtGAGTCAGTATCAAAATTGATATGATTATGATCTGTTTCTTAACACATTATACATGTCAGAAAACAGGTGTAAACACTATAAAAAGCCTAGTTCTGAATTGTGGGTCAGGATATTACTACATATGTTGCACTTCTCCtaacaataaatgttaaaaaaactaatgcacAGTAGCATCAGTGGATGTCTTGCTTTGTGAGTTATTACAGGCTACAGTTAGCAAGCTAGCTAGATATGCCTTCGTCCATCAAATGCATCTTCCCTGGATGCCAGAATTTGAGAACAGCTTGGACTCCCTGTTTAAATCTCCTGAGAATTATGTGATGAAGAACAGCTGGACTGATTTTGTTAAAAGCTACATTGATGGAAGCTGAGGATCACCACCCACACTGACCTCTGCACTGATCCTTTTACAAACTTTTAGCAGAACCACTAGAATTTGTGAATAATCCAGTACTAATGAATGGGGTCAAATCAACATGTCCCTCTCTTTGGCCTTAATCCTCACGACCCGTTGACATCTGGTGCCACTATCAGCGCTACATGTTCACCAATGAGTCTTAAGTTgccctgtgtgtttgtttaattatattGGTAACTTAGTCctgagccacaaaatgacaaaaatattccATATCTACAGGATGCATTCGTGAATTTACATCTAACCTGTTGTGTTCGGTTAGAAGAAATTCAGATCCGTTTGCACAGTTAATGCGGTTCATTTGGTCTGGTGTGAAAGCTGTCAAAACGGCAGACACCCCCAGCATTTCAGGGCTGATAATTCTGCTCATCTCTTTCCTGACTTTGCAACCTACTTTATTATATCTGGCGATTTTTTTTAAGCACTCAAATTTGGCTACTTGgttacaaacacatttttataagAACTCGTAACACATACTTTTTACTGCTGTACATAgatttaaaaatagaattaCAAAATTAACACTAAATACCCCACTGGTTTCTATGTTCAAGATACAAAATCCATTCCCTTTCCTACTATCACTAGTCTCACTAACCTCTCAAACTTATTGTTGACATCAAAGTCCTCCTCTTTGTGGATCAGAGTATGGCCTCCTTCTGCATTTGCCTGCAGAGCCGTGTAGATGCTCAACTattaaacagagagaaagagatgttACAGATATTATTagcagtatttttttctaaCCTGTACACCAAAAGCAACCCACCAACACAAGACAGCGCAGTGAGACCATCCATCCACATGACTCACCTGTAGTTTTGGGTTTCCTGCCAGGAAGGGTGTGATGCAGTTGCCAGCTTTGGGATTGTCACAGGGTTTGGTGTACACTATCCCGTACATCACCCAGCAGGTGTGGAGCACGTAGACCACAAACACCCCAACAATCAGGGTGGTGAAAGATGTTTTAAAGAACATGATGCTGGCGTTGTCTCCTTCAGCTAGCCGAGAAGCAGGGCCATATGTCTGGAAATGAGCCGTCACAGATACAGGATCAGATTTAAAACCAATCACTCAGTTACTTATTTCGGCGAGGGCTTGGGGTACAAAAAGCACACAcgttttttcccctctttaaGACAATTTCCCAGCCTTTTATTGAGTTTAGGATGTGGCTGGTCAAGAAGAACACTTGCCAAAACTTGCTCCTCCAGTTTTGAGATTGTTATACTACTCAGACTGCCAACAATAAGATGAAAGGCAGAGTCACATTTTGGCATGACAATTCCAGAAATTATATTAACATAAATAGTTGCAGCTGCTATTCTAAGTAGTAGAAATGTTGTGAACACTTTTGGACTCATCTGCCACTGACTGATCTTGACTGATGACAGGCTAGAGGCAATATGAACCCCTTTAACTAACTCAAACTCAGAGAAACTTGCTGTCCTTACGGTTGCACCTGTAAGGTTTTGCAATTCACCACCAAAGCATTTGTTTTCTGACGTTTAACGATATCTGATGTCTTCAACTCGTCGCACACAGTGTCAGAGTTACCGTTTTTAAGGTCTTATCATTTTTGTTCCACGCCGAAGCATAAACTAAAAGTAAAATTGACACGTTAATGCCCAACCTTACCGGTGTTTGATCTGGCAGGCTGTCGGTGACAGGACACTCTCAGCTGGATCATTGGCTGCCCATCCGTCCATTCACTTTACCGATCCCGCCGGCCACATTCAACGCGACAACATCGTTTCTTCAACACCGTCCACTGGTTTTGTGTGAAGACATCTGCTGACTCGACTTGACTCCGTTTTCCAGCCAGAACAACGCCAGGTAGGTCCAACAATTGCTAGCTCAAAGAGTGAGGTGGACCTATATTTCCGCCATTCGTTTCCTGGTTGCTTTCTTCGACGAGATTTGGCAGAGAGGTAACGCGAGACTTACCGacccaaaaaaatccttcaaacaCATGCACTTGCATCTAATTATAAACGAGGTAGGTACTGGGGTAACACATATGGATACACAAGAACAGAGCAAAAGGctctgtttgaaaaaaaaacatattaaagaaGCATGTGCAACATTTATGGTGCAGAAAATTAGGATCTGGTCATACCAAATGAAGATGAAGTATTGCACATAAAATGGTAACTGATATTGGACAAACTATTAAGAAAAGTATTTCTGCAAATGATAGtgatattttagtgtttttagattttaatgtCCCATGTTTCAGCTGTCCTTCCTGCAGACTTATTCAGTTTGATGTCCACTGGTAGAAAAGACCTGTGGCATTTTTTGCTGCACCTCAGTGGTCTCAGTTTACAGCTGAAGGTGCTCTGAAGTGACACCAGGGAATGAGAGGCATCGTCAATAATACTGAGGAGTTTCCTCAGCATCCTCCTTTATGACACTTTCACCAAAATCTCCAGCTCCACTCCCACATTAAAGCACTCCCCTGCCTCAGAGACATTTTCGGTTAATTTCACATATGATGTCAAACACTTGGGGAAACAGTTAATTCTACAAATAGAGAAATTTCTTCTGCACAAGATGGAAGTTGCTGTAAACTTTCCAAATATTTcaacagaaacacattaaacaaaaatatacacaggTTGTAAATGGTCTTGTTTTCTGACTTAGACAAAAGGTTACAAATCTCGTGTTATTTGTTTCGCTATGTTTAGAACAAGACACTCCTTGACTCATGATTTCTAAAGGCCCCCTTAAAacgcagctttattcaaatgacatgatgccacagatgttggctgctggatgctggaaTGTCAGTTAGCTGGGTGTTTGAGTGGCCACAACTCCACCAATTGTAAACTTAAAAATCATTTCAGGCAACAGGGTAGGAGAGATTGCATTTACAGCTCTGGATTGTCCAACAATGTGATGTTGTGCCCCAAAATGTCCATCAGCTTCACCAAGCCCTTCAGGATGAGTGGAACAACATGGAATTTATTAAACCGCTGTCAAGTGGAATCACCCAGTGATCCTCTGAAAGGATGGACAGTAGATAGAAGGATGAATAAAACTGTGGAATTCATGTAGTAGGCCTTTCCCCCCTACaattgttgtgttgtttataGTGGAAAACAGCCTGTCCTATACTTTTCTTTTTGAACACTAGCAATGTTGAGCAAGTAGCCTCCAACAACTGCATTACTCTCTCCActcaattatatttttttaagcagTGTTAACCTGTTGGTGACCAAGGCTGATGTTTTTTGTCAACATCTCTCTGTTTGTCACTACGTCAAAATAGACTGCCGTGACCTGGATTCAAACCAGAGTTGCTGGAGCCACAACGCAGAGTACTAACCACTATACGATCACAGCTGGCCACCCCTGCTGGCAACAGGCTTCAGATCAGAGGTGTGGTTGAGAATAAACTTACACTAATATTTCCAGTTACTTCTAAGGAgacaaaacatgcagtttccTGTTTATAAAGTCTTTATAGTGGTGATGTGATGCTCACTGGATGGGAAACTTTGTCCttcagctgtgttttatggtgatTAACAagaaagtttgtttttccttgacctctaaattaaatatattgaaGTTAATTACATTGGGCCACTGAGCTTAACTTACCTCATGATCAGCAGTGATGAAgatacagaaaaagagaaattcaTGGCATGGATAGTGCCATGAATTAGTGGGCTGCAGGACCAGCCTCGCTCAAGGCCGTTACATCTGGCGGCACAACCAGGTGCTAAAGTGCCGGGTACTACTGCTGGAAACGCAGCAGATGAATGTTAACGCCCTTCCACTTACGTCGACCCAATGTcaagaaacaacatttgtcCTCAAGACCAGATCCTGGCCAGTTGAGAGGGGCTTGCAATTGGAGAATGCTGGTAGACCTGGACCAAAAGCTCTGCTTCCCACCTGAGATCACATCCACCAACCTGCGACCAGACCTGGTGCTGTGGTCAGGTTCACTTAAGCAAGACTACATCATGGAGCTCACAGTGCCCTGGAAGAGCTCAGTGGAGGAGGCCTATGAGCACAGAAGCTGAAGTATAtggagcttgccaccaatgcAAATGAGTGaggctggaaggtgagggtCCAACCAGTCGAAGTAGGATGCAGATGCTTCGTAGCCACCTCAACATCCAGGATTCTACAGGAGATGGGAGTACGTGGGAAGATGCACTGGCAGGTGATCAAGGacctctgcagagctgctgaaaagGGAAGTCAGTATTTGTGGATGAAGAGCAAGGACTCCATCTGGACCTTCAAGTGAATAGAAGGCATCTACGGGGTGAAcctgggattcactgctgaaccctctggaggtgtcaTGGGCCAATAAGTGAAACACTGAGGAAGGAGGGCATCCActtgataacccagaggatgACCTCACTCACTtgaccatcccacagagtcttagatgtctcatgtatgcaagaagggatacaaacatctagtcctacacaacagatCTTGTCAATATTTGAGAGATTCCCTCCAAATTTTGACAGATCATCTTTTCAGTGAAGCTCATGTCTTATATGAAGAGACCAATCTCCTCCACTCTCCTTGTAATTCACACCTAACCTAAAAACAATGCAATCTAATACAGTATTCCTGTAATGAAGGTTACAGTTATTAGTTTTAGAGAGATGTTGATTCAACttaatgacaattttagagGATGCTGTTGAACTTTATTGCGTTATACAGGGAAGTGGTTCAGTTATTTAGCCTGCACTCACTGATTTAATTGCTCGGACACAAGAGCACTACATCCTCTGAAATGGCTCTAGAGTTCCATCATCTCCTTTAAACTGTTACAACCTTTGCAAAGGTAGGATTTGCACCTGccagaaaacacagctgagtGCAAATCCACTGTACAAGCCCAGGCTTCTCAATTCCAAGCTCTGACAAGCATGATGATGGAGATTAATCAGTGTTTATCCTCTTAAAAAACCTGCCGTGACCCAGATTCAAACCGGGgttgctgctgccatgatgCTGAGTGCTAACTGTTGTAAGACTTTTAAGCTTCTAGGATGAatctaagttaaaaaaaaaaaaaacatgtctcaaaaaaaaaaccaaaaaaaaaaaaaaaaaaaaccctgacatTAACACTGAAACATGGCTTTTTCATGGAGGTGATAGTCTAATCAATGtcctcatctgaccacagatgTGGTGTAAAATACCAAAAGAGAATACATTTCTCCATAATTTCATATAAATTTTGGAATTTAATACAGAATGTAACT
It encodes the following:
- the clptm1l gene encoding lipid scramblase CLPTM1L translates to MFFKTSFTTLIVGVFVVYVLHTCWVMYGIVYTKPCDNPKAGNCITPFLAGNPKLQLSIYTALQANAEGGHTLIHKEEDFDVNNKFERIVNVSLPKKTRNNGTLYALIFVHQAGISPWQDQRQVHLVAQLTTYMVPKPPEISLISGEDQTQGQKEEAQQTKQRDGKPAGRTRGGAASMSDHPVSHWRSRLTLNIVSDHFHFDREYLPSDVHRYLRVFQNGKKMVYLPLLFVDELSNRVKDLVEINSTSTELPLTISYDSISLGKLRFWIHMQDAVYSLQQFGFTEKDADEIKGIFVDTNLYFLALTFFVAAFHLLFDFLAFKNDISFWKQKKSMVGMSSKAVLWRCFSTIVIFLYLFDEQTSLLVLIPAGIGSIIEVWKVKKAFKIQVFWKGGKPTFLFGKLDESERRTEEYDTLAMKYLSYLLYPLCIGGAVYALIFLRYKSWYSWLINSLVNGVYAFGFLFMLPQLFVNYKLKSVAHLPWKAFMYKAFNTFIDDVFAFVITMPTSHRLACFRDDVVFLIYLYQRWLYPVDKTRVNEYGVSYDDKPKAKTHRD